The Fuscovulum sp. sequence AACTCAAAGACGAAGCAGGGGTGATCTGATGGCCGTTCTTCTTCTCGCCGATGTGAATGACGGGCAGCTCGCCACCGATGCCGTGGCAAAGACCCTCTCCGCCGTGGCGTCGCTGGGCGACGTGCATCTCCTGATCGCAGGCACCTCCGCCGCAGCAGCGGCCGAGGCCGCCAAGCTCGCAGGTGTGGCCAAGGTTCTTCACGCAGATGACGCCGCCTTCGATCATGGCATGGCCGAATCCACCGCCGCCCTGATCGCGGGTCTGGCGGGCGGCTACAGCCACATCGCCGCCGCCGCCACCGCGTTTTCCAAGAATGTGCTGCCCCGCGTGGCCGCCCTTCTCGACGTGATGGTGATCTCCGACGTGACCGCCGTCATCGACGCCGACACGTTCGAACGCCCGATCTACGCCGGCAACGCCATCCAGACCGTGAAATCGGCGGATGCGAAAAAGGTGTTCACCGTCCGCACGGCCTCTTTCGCCGCTGTCGGCAACACCGGCGCGGCAGCCGTCGAAAAGATCGCCGCCAGCGCCGATGCCTCGCTGTCGAAATGGGTTGAAGACAAGGTCGCCGCCTCTGACCGCCCGGAACTCACCTCCGCAGGCATCGTCGTCTCTGGTGGCCGTGGCGTCGGGTCCCAAGCCGATTTCGCCCTGATCGAACAACTGGCCGACAAGCTGGGTGCCGCCGTCGGTGCCTCGCGCGCGGCGGTCGACTCGGGCTACGCTCCGAACGATTGGCAGGTCGGCCAAACCGGCAAGGTCGTCGCCCCCACGCTCTACGTGGCCGTCGGCATCTCGGGTGCGATCCAGCATCTGGCCGGGATGAAGGACTCCAAGGTCATCGTCGCCATCAACAAAGACGAAGAGGCCCCGATCTTCCAGGTCGCCGATTACGGCCTCGTGGCCGACCTCTTCACCGCCGTGCCGGAAATGATCGAAAAGCTCTGATCCCGCCGCAGGCCGGATCGGAACAGGGGCGCGGGTGCAAACCCGCGCCCCTTTTGCATCACACCATCCCGCGCAGCACCGGCAACAGGGCCGCCGCCACATCCTCATGCGCCACCACACCCGGCAGGCCCCGCGCCGCAGGCTCGGCCAAGGCCGGAAACACCATCCCCTCCAGCCCCTTCCACCGCGTTGCCACACTGGGCGTCACGGTCACCAGCGCATCCGCCCGCTCCATCGCCGCCTCCAACATCGCCGCATCCACCAGCAGCGGCTCTCCCATCGGCACATCGCGGCGCGGGCCGGGGGCCTGATCGGCCATCCACAGCAGCACCGTCTTTCCCCGCATCCCTGCCAGCAATGCCCCCATCCGCGCGCCCCAGGCCGCCCGCAACTCATCCGCCACCAGCGCAAACCGCTCTGGCCCCGCCTCGAACAGTGACCGCAGCATATGGCGGGTAAAGCTGAAATCCGTGAAATCCACCCCGCGATAGATCGCCTGCAACAAGGGCGACGCCCGCAGGAACCGGTCATTGCGCCGTTGATGTACCGTATACAGCCGGTTCGTCAGATCCGCCGCGCCGGGCACCTGCACCACTGTCACAACCGCCCGCGACACGATCTCCATCACCGCCGGATCGTTCAGCCATGCATCCGGCCCCGCATTGGGGCAGCCCAGATTGACCACCGGCAGATCAAGCCCCGCCTCCAGCAGCGCGGGATAGGGCTGCGGGATATAGCGGCCATAAGCCTCGATCCCGCCCAGAACCACCGCATAGCGCCCGCCCAGATCGCGCCGCGGCCCGCGAAACAGCAACCGCGACCGCCCATACCGGCACGGCATATAATCCAGCGACCCGTCGCCGGGATAAACATAGGCCATCGCCCACACCCCCAAGTTTTCACAACACCCAGGGCAAAGCCTGCCGGGCAGAGATGAACAAAGGGCTAAAGTCGCAATTCGAACCAATCTTTCCGCAACACTCCCTGCCCACCCCATCTTGCGCCCACGGCCCCCACACGCCTAAGGTCGCCGCGGACAGAAGGAGCACGAAAATGGCAGAGATCCGCACCGTCGGCATCGTGGGCGCAGGTCAGATGGGCAATGGCATCGCCCATGTCTTCGCCCTTGCTGGCTATGACGTGCTGCTCAATGACATCGCGCAGGACAGCCTCGACAAGGCTGTCGCGCTCATCGACCGCAACATCGAACGGCAAGTCAGCCGGGGCAAAGTCAGCGCCGAGGATAAGGCCGCCGCGATGGCCCGCATCCGGACCACGCTCAAACTCGCCGATCTCGGCCCCTCTGACCTTATCATCGAAGCCGCCACCGAACGCGAAACCGTCAAGCAGGCGATATTCGAGGATCTGCTGCCCCACCTGAAGCCCTCCACGATCCTCACCTCCAACACCTCGTCCATCTCCATCACGCGCCTTGCCAGCCGCACCGACCGGCCGGAAAAATTCATGGGCTTCCACTTCATGAACCCCGTCCCAGTGATGCAACTGGTGGAACTGATCCGCGGCATCGCCACCGATCAGGACACTTGGGACAGCCTCCACGCCGTTGTTCGCAAACTGGGCAAGACCGCCGCCAGCGCTGAAGACTTCCCCGCTTTCATCGTCAACCGCATCCTGATGCCCATGATCAACGAAGCGGTCTATACGCTCTACGAAGGCGTAGGCTCGGTCAAATCCATCGACGAATCTCTCAAACTCGGCGCGAACCACCCGATGGGCCCGCTGGAACTGGCCGATTTCATCGGGCTGGACACCTGCCTTGCCATCATGAACGTGCTGCATGACGGTCTGGCCGACACCAAATACCGCCCCTGCCCTCTGCTGACAAAGTATGTGGAGGCGGGGTGGCTCGGCCGCAAAACCCAGCGCGGCTTCTACGACTATCGCGGCGAAACCCCGGTTCCGACACGCTAAGAAGCGGAAACTGACGCAGTTTCCGCGCCGATTTCTGACGCAGAAATCGGTGCCAAACTTCGTGATTTCGGAATTTGTGTCAAATTCCGCAGCGATTTCTGCGCCAGAAATCGCCCCAAAGGCCCCTGATTTTTCGCAGAAAAATCGTTGGGGCCAGACGTCGCCCCCCTCACAGGCCCCACGATTTTCCTGCGAAAAATCAGGGCCTGTGCCTCATTTCTTCAAACTCAACGTATGCTCGCGCAGCCACGCCAGAAACCCCCGCGGGTTCCCTTCCCACTTCTTCAACTCCTCCGCCGGGATCGGCGCACCGATCACGGGGCGCGTCGGCTTGAACAGGCAGCGCTTGATCTCATACAGCAGCAGCCCCTGCCGGACCGTGTCGCTGATCTTGTTGGCGATCAGAAAGGCGCGTGAATTCTGGCCGGGGAAATACACCGGCAGGATCGTCGCGCCCGAGGATTTCACGATCTTATGGGTAAAGACGTTCCACTCGCTCTCCACCGCAGGGCCCCACCAGCCCTCGGACATCGCCACCTTGCCGGCCGGGAACAGGATGATCACGCCCCCCGCCTTCAGATGCTTCATCGTCTCGTCCCGCATCTGCAGGCCCAATTCGCGCGCATTGTCCTCATGCGGAAAGGGCACCGGGATCATGAACTGTTCCACTTCCGGAATCCCCGTCAGCAGCGACCGCGTCAGGATCTTGAAATCCGACCGCACCCGCGTGACCAATTCCGCCAGAACCATCCCATCCACCAATCCCGACGGGTGGTTCGACACCACCACCAGCGGCCCGGTCTTCGGGATCAGCGCAATCTCCTCGGGCGGCGTCTGGATGGTGATCCCCATCTGACGGATCGCCTTGGGCCAGAACGGTGCGCCCACCGGCGCCCCCGTCCGCTCGAAATCCCGGATCAGTTTCAGCAGCGTAACCTTCGCCGTCAGCCATTCCAGAACCCGGATCGTGTTCGCCTTGACCGGGTTCTTGAACGTTCCGGCATAGGACAGACGGCGCATGTCATAGGGGCGTTCCGCCCGCTCCACCCTGCGGCGGGCAAGTTCCTCTTCGCTCACCTCAAGGCTGCGGAGATCTTCGCTCTGCGACGTCTCGGTCACGGCGGCTTTGCCTTTCGCGTCTGACGCGCCTCAGTAGTCCTCGCCGAAGCGGTTTGCAACCAGCGCCTCCAGCGCATCGGCAAGCTTCTCCGCTTCCGCCCCCTGCGTCGCCACCTCGATGGCCGTGCCGCGCGATGCGGCCAACATCAGCAGACCCATGATCGAATCCCCCGAAACGGTCATCCCGTCCTTGGTCACCCGCGCCTGTGCCTCGTGGCTTTCCACCACTTCCACAAACTTGGCCGAGGCCCGCGCATGCAGGCCCTTCTCATTGATGATCCGCAATACCCGTCCCGTCATGTTCCCCAGCTCACGCCCCGCCGCCAAGGTCCAGACTGTTGATATACTTGCGCCCCGCGTCAAGCGCCGCCGCCACCGCCTCGGTCACCGTCAGCTCGCGCGATTTGGCCAGCTTGATCAGCATGGGCAGGTTCGCGCCATAGACGATGCGCCGATCCTGCCCGCTGCACGCCATCAGCGACAGGTTCGAAGGCGATCCACCGAACATGTCGGTCACCACCACCACGCCCGCGCCGGTATCCACTGAATCCGCCGCCGCGCAGATTTCCGCCTGCTTGGCGCTGCGGTCATGGTCATCTTCGATGGCGATGGCCCGCATCGCATCTTGCTTGCCCACGACATGCTCCACCGCCGACAGGTATTCCCGCGCCAGCCCGCCATGTGCAACGATCACGATACCGATCACGCGCCTGTCACCCCAGTAGCCAAGGGCGGCTGCGATGCCGCCCTGCGTTCCAGTTCCCGGTGACGTTTTGACACCGGCCAGCCCGCCTCTGCAAGCGCTTTGGCCAGTATTTCTGCAACTGCAACACTGCGATGCTGCCCGCCGGTGCAGCCAAAGCCGATGGCCAGATGCGCCTTGCCTTCCTCCACCATAGCCGGAAGCAGAAAGGTGATCAGATCGCTCAACCGTCCGTAGAATTCCGCAAAGCGCGCATCGCCGCGGATATAGGCCTCCACCGCTTCATCGCGCCCGTCCAGATCGCGCAAGGCCTGTTCCCAATAGGGATTCCGCAGAAACCGGCAATCGAACACCATATCCACACCGCGCGGCATCCCGCGCTTAAAGCTGAAGCTTTGCAACGATACCGCCAGCCGCTCGCCGACCCGTGGATCGAACCACTGCGCCAGTTCCGCCTTCAGGTCATGCGGGCTCATCTCACTGGTGTCGATCAGATGATCCGCCCGCGCCCGGATCGGCGCCAAGAGATCAATCTCGCGCGCCACCCCTTCGGCAGGCGTTTCCGCCGGGGCCAGCGGATGGCGCCGCCGCGTCTGGCTGTAGCGCTGGATCAGCACGGATGCCGCGCAATCCACATAGATCATTTCCAGCGTCACCCGCGGATCCCGCGTCAGCGCATCAATCAACTCGATCAGCGCCGCCACGTTGAAATCGCGGTTGCGCACATCCAGGCCCAGCGCGATGGGCCGCCCCAGCGGCGCCCCCTCAATCAGCCGCGGCACAAGGCTCAGCGGCAGATTGTCGATCACCTCATAACCCAGATCTTCCAGCGCATCGATCGCGGTTGACCGTCCGGCCCCCGAAGGCCCGGTCACCAGCACCAGCCGATGCTCCTGCATCGGCACCGATCCTTGTGCGTTTGGTACATCCGTCACGGGCACGTCCGTCATTCCCTGCGTCCTGCACTGACATAGAGCAGCAGCGAAGCCGGGAAATGGGGCGTTTGGCTTCCCAGCACAAGGTCCACGCTCCGCCCAAGATAGGAAACCTCACGTCGCGGCGGCAGGCGCATCGTTTCCCCCTGCCCCAGATCGACTGCCAGCACCACTTCGGCCCCCTCAACGGGATCGGCATTCAGCAGACCCACTCCCCGTGCCTCGATCATTCCCCGGATCGTCGGCGGGCACGCGGCCCAAAGCGCCCCATCGCGCAGCGAAAGCGCCACCTGATCATCCGCCACCAGCCGCGCGCCCAGCGCCATAAGCTGCAAGGCCAGCGCCGACTTGCCCGCCCCCGATGGCCCGATGATCAGAATGCCCCGCCCCTCGACCGCCACGCAGGTCGCGTGCAGCAGCAGGCCGTTGCCGGTCACACCGGCAGACCCACCACAAACCGCGCGCCCAGCGGATCAGAGGTCACATCCGCATGGGTCGGGCGGATGTTCTCGGCCCAGATCACGCCGCCATGCGCCTCGACGATCTGCTTGGAAATCGCCAGCCCCAGCCCCGAATGTTCACCGAACTGAACCTGCGGACGTTCCGAATAGAACCGCTTGAACACCTTGGTCAGCGCCTGTTCCGGAATCCCCGGCCCAGTATCCTCGACCACGATCAGCACCCGGTTCTCACGCCGCCGCGCCCAGACGCGCACCGCATCGCCATCTTCGCAAAAGCTGATCGCATTGGTGATCAGGTTCACAAAAACCTGCGCCAGCCGCGCCTCCAGCCCCCGGATCATGATCGGATCGCCGGGGAAATCGGTGATGAACTCGACACCCTTCTCATTGGCCTGCTGGCCCAGATACTCCGCGATGTTGGAAAGGGTGCGGACAAGGTTGAACTCCTCCTCCTCCTCCTTCACCAATTCGCTGTCCAGCCGCGACGCGTTGGAAATGTCGCTCACCAGACGGTCCAGCCGCCGCACGTCATGCTCGATCACGTCCAGCAGCTTGTTCTTCTGGTCGTCCCGCTTGGCCAGCCGCATCGTGCCGACGGCAGACCTCAGGCTGGCAAGGGGGTTCTTGATCTCATGCGCCACATCCGCCGCGAACTGCTCATTCGCGTCGATCCGGTCATAGAGCGCCGCCACCATGCCCCGCATCGCCACCGACAGCCGCCCGATCTCATCGGGTCGCGCCGCCAGATCGGGGATCCGCACGCGCCCGGGTGCCATCTTGCGTGCATCCCTGTCGCGCCCCAACTCCGCCGCCGCCGCAAGGTCAGACAGCGGATTGGCAATCGTCGATGCCAACACAAGGCTCAGGCCAAAGGACACCATCAGCGACGCGATGAAGATCAGCAAAACCTGTTCCCGCTCGCCGCGCACCAGCACATCAATCCCGGCCTGATCGCCGCTCAGCGCGACAACGGCCAGAACCTGCCCGTTCACCGTCACCGGTTGCGCCACGGCAAACAGCCGCCCGCCATCCGGCGCGCGCCCGTCGATCCGCACGCCCTCGCCCTTCAGCGCGGCAGGCAGCAACGTCTGCACCAGCGCAAACCCGTCCGTCGCTGCGGCATCCGGCTCGGCCCCTGACACAAGGCTCCGCACCCCGTTCCAGGCCCCGGTCAGCGTATCGACGATCGGCGTCGGCCGCGTCACGATCGCCGGGCGATCCGCGCCCATCCGCCGCGCTGCCAGCGTGCCATCCGCCGCCACCGCAAAGGCCTCAACCCCCGGCGGCACCTGCACGCTTTCCAGCACTCGCGCCAGCCGCGCCGCATCCATCGGCCCCGGCGCCTCGGCGGCCACGGCCTCGAACACGTCCGACACCAGCGCCGCCTCGTTCACCAGCGCCTCACCGCGCAGGCCCACCAGCGTATCGCGGAACGGGTTCAGAAACAGCACCCCCCCTGCCAGCACCAGCAGCGCCAGCAGGTTGAACAGGATGATCTTCCGCGCCAGCGGCGACCGGTTCAACGACACCAGCCCCCGCCTGTCACGGCTTGCGCGCAAGGCAGGATCGACCAGCCCCTCACCCGAGGTCCAGTCTTCCCCAAGGATCACCTCGCCCGAACGGGCCGGGCGGCCATCCTTTCCAATGCGCGGTGCTGCGGTCATTTACTCTTCGTTATAGCGATAGCCGATTCCATATAACGTCTCGATGGCCGAAAAGTTGTCGTCCACCGCCCGCATTTTTTTCCGAAGCCGCTTGATATGGCTGTCGATGGTGCGGTCGTCCACATAGACCTGGTCGTCATAGGCCACGTCCATCAGCTGATCCCGGCTCTTCACGAAACCGGGCCGCTGGGCCAGCGCCTGCAACAGCATGAACTCCGTCACCGTCAGCGCCACATCATTGCCCTTCCAGGTCACGGAATGGCGCAGCGGGTCCATGCGCAGGTTGCCCCGCTCCATGATCTTGGTCTCTTCCGTCACCGCCACTTCGCCACTGGCAATCGCATCCTGCCGGCGCAGCAGCGCCCGGATGCGCTCCACCAGCAGGCGCTGGCTGAACGGCTTCTTCACATAGTCATCCGCGCCCATGCGCAGACCCAGAACCTCGTCGATCTCGTCATCCTTGGATGTCAAAAAGATCACCGGCATGCTGGTTTTCTGCCGCAGCCGCTGCAACAGGTCCATCCCGTCCATCCGCGGCATCTTGATATCGAGAACCGCCATGTCCGGCAGCCGACGGTTAAAGGCGTCCAGCGCCGATTGCCCGTCATTATAAGTTTCTACTTCAAAGCCCTCGGCTTCCAAGGTCATTGCGACGGATGTCAGGATATTCCTGTCATCGTCGACAAGCGCGATCCTTGCCATATCGATTTCCCTACTCTGCCCGTGTGTCATTGATTTTTTGTTTTGTGGGGCATGATCATTTTTCCATCGCAGGGAATCAACCGATATGTGCGAATCACGTCATCTGTGGGGCGCAACCGTCGCGGAAAACCCACAGAAATGGCCAAATTGCCGCACATTCCCGTCCTGCGGGCAGGATTGTATCCACTGGTTGCGCCAAACTCGCAATGGTTGCGCTAACTGTGCGAAAGCGTCCTGTTCCATGCGGCAAACGACGTGTTATAGCAATTTTATGTCGCGGCCGATTTGGCCCGGACGTCGGCATCTGCCCCTTGGCCCGGGCAGGACTTCACTGGAATGGACATGGTCGGTGCGATCCCGGCCACAGGAGCTTGCAGGATGACGAACGGACGCGTGAACCCCGCGCAGGAATTGGCACATCAAGGCATCACCGGCCTCGGGAACGTCTATTACAACTTCCCCGAACCAGCCCTTGTCGAAGCTGCGGTCACCCGGGGCGAAGGCAGGCTTGGCATCGGCGGTGCCTTCCTCTGCTCCACCGGTCAGTTCACCGGCCGCTCCCCCAAGGACAAGCATGTCGTCCGCACCCCGTCGGTGGAAAAGACGATCTGGTGGGAAAACAACGCCGCCATGCCGCCCGAAGGCTTTGATCGCCTCCATGCCGACATGCTGGCCCATATGCAGGGCCGCGATTACTTCGTTCAGGATCTCTACGCCGGGGCCGACCCCGTCCATCGCCTCGATGTGCGCGTCGTCACCGAACTGGCTTGGCACGGCCTTTTCATCCGCCACGTCCTGCGCCGCCCCGCCCGGGCCGAGCTTGACAGCTTCGTCCCCGAATGGACCATCATCAACTGCCCCAGCTTCAAGGCCGACCCGGCCCGCCACGGCTGCCGCAGCGAAACCGTCATCGCCTTCCACTTCGACAAGAAGCTGATCCTGATCGCCAACACGGCCTATGCGGGCGAAAACAAGAAATCCGTCTTCACCCTGCTCAACTACCTGCTGCCCGAAAAAGGCGTGATGCCGATGCACTGCTCGGCCAACCACGCCATCGGCAACCCGGTCGACACGGCGGTCTTCTTTGGCCTCTCCGGCACGGGCAAGACCACGCTTTCCGCATCGCCCGATCGCACCCTGATCGGCGACGATGAACACGGCTGGTCCGACCGCGGCTCCTTCAATTTTGAGGGCGGCTGCTACGCCAAGACCATCAACCTCGACCCCGAGGCAGAGCCCGAAATCTACGCCACCACCCACCGCTTCGCGACTGTGGTGGAAAACATGGTCTATGATCCCGAAACGCTGGAACTTGATTTCAACGATGACAGCCTGACCGCCAACACGCGCTGCGCCTATCCGTTGGACTATATCTCCAACGCCTCCAGCACCGGCCTTGGCGGGCACCCCAAGAACATCATCATGCTCACCTGCGATGCCTTCGGCGTCCTGCCGCCCATCTCGCGGCTGACGCCCGCGCAGGCCATGTATCACTTCCTGTCCGGCTTCACCGCCAAGGTGGCTGGCACCGAACGCGGCGTCACCGAACCGCAGCCCACCTTCTCCACCTGCTTCGGCGCGCCCTTCATGCCCCGCCGGCCCGAGGTCTATGGCAAGCTTCTGCAAGCCAAGATCGCCAAGCACGGCGCAACCTGCTGGCTGGTCAACACCGGCTGGACCGGCGGCGCCTTCGGCACGGGCAAGCGGATGCCGATCAAGGCCACCCGCGCGCTGCTCTCAGCCGCACTCGATGGCTCCCTCGGCACCGTGGAATTCCGCCGCGACCCGAATTTCGGGTTCGAGGTGCCGGTCGCCGTGCCGGGCGTGGACACCGCCCTTCTCGACCCGCGCAACACCTGGGCCGACAAAGCCGCCTATGACGCGCAGGCCGCGAAACTGGTGGACATGTTCTCCAAGAACTTCGCCCAATACGTCCCGTTCATCGACGATGACGTAAAGGCCGCCGCCATCGGCTGATCGCAAAAGGCCGGGACATTTTCTGAAACTGTCCCGGCCCCTATCCTTCGCAGAAGGATCCAGAATTTTCGCAGAAAATTCGCCCCTTCACATCACCGCCTGCCGCACCAGGTTCAACCCGGTCAGCACAAGCAACCCCTGCGTCCAGCGCCGGAATTGCGCCTGATCCAGCCGGTCCTGCACGCGATAGCCGATGAACATTCCCACCATCGCAGGCACCACCAACGCGGCCGAAAACCCAAGGCTCGCCGCATCGGCCACCCCGGTCCGCAGATGCGCCGCCAGCAGGGCCACCGCCCCGATCAGAAACACCACCCCCTGCACCCGCACCGTCTCCTGCTTGCCCGCCCCGGTCGACAGCAGATAGACCAGCAGAGGCGGCCCCCAGATGCCCGAAATTCCCCCGAACATCCCGCCCAGAACCCCCAGCCCCCATTCCGCCCGCGCCCTGTGCCGGATGGGCAGCGCCAAAGGCACCCCCGCCAGTTGCAACCCTGCAAAGGCTGTCACCGGCACCCCCAGGATCAACAGATATGCCGTGCGCGGGATCACCGTCAGCAGCGGCGCTGACAGGATGATGAACACCACCGTCCCGATCAGAAACCGCCGATAGGCGATCACCGACTCCCACGCCGCAGGCAAACCCTGCCGCGTCGACTGGCTCAGATTGGTGATCAGCGTCGGCAATATCAGCCCCGCCACCGCAAGTTCCGGCGGCAGGAACCCGTTAAAGGCCGAAATCATGATCAGCGGCATGGCAAAGCCCACCGCCCCCTTCACGAACCCGGCAAACAGCGTCACCGCCATCGCCGCCCAGAATGCCGCAGGCTCCAGCCCCGCCATCGCCACGTCCATTCCAGCCCCCCGCGCCCTGTCGGCTGCGACCATGCCGCCCCGGCTTGGCAAAGCCAAGGGCCGACTCACCCCTCAAAGCCCAATCCCAAACGTGGTTAACCGCCCAACCACCGTGCGCTGCGTGCATACGCCCGTCTGCACAGGCATCTGCACCGGCAGCTGCACCGCAATCCGGCCCATTAATACAGCGCCCGCAAGCGCTTAGGCCTCAAAACGCAGCCAACCGCCCCGCTTTGGCATACAGACCGCAGAAATTCCGCTGCGACATTTTCCTTCACTTGACGTTTTTCCAGCGAAATTAAGTTGCTCAGCGCACATGAAGGCACTACCTATCTCGCAACCGCAGCATGCCCTTTCCAAGGTGATCCCGATGCCCCACGATGGCCAGTCCGTGACGCAGTCGCCCCTCCTCGCCGACCTTCTCCGCCTCACGGCCGAAGCCCTCCCCGAGGTCGAGGCCACCTTCATCGCCGCCCGCGAAAACCTCCGCGGCATGGTCACCGTTGCGGGCAAGGTCTCTGCCGCTGCACTGGAAGAACACCAATACGCCGCCCATGCGCTGGCATGGCTCGCCACCTATACGGAATCCCTGCGGCAGATGCAGGCCTGGGCGCTGCGCCTCGATGCCGATGGCAAGTTCTCGGAAATGGAGGCGCTGCTCCTACAGATCGCCTATGGCGAATACCTCCAGCAGATCCAAGGCGGCATTCCGATGAGCCAGGGAGAGGTCGCGCGCTTGCAGGACCTCGGCCTCACCCCGGCCAAACCCGGCGCGGCGGCGGTTGCCCTCATGGCCCAGGGCAATACCGTCGCCGCCCGCACCCGCCTCGTGGAATTGATGCGCGACAATCACGGCCGCGCCACCTTTGGCGCCTCCGGGTTGGATGAAGAACTGGAAATGATCCGCGATCAATTCCGCCGCTTCGCCGATGACAAGGTCATCCCGCACGCCCAAGGCTGGCACCTGCGCGATGAACTGATCCCGATGGAAATCATTGATTCCCTTGCCGAAATGGGCGTCTTTGGCCTGACCATCCCCGAAGAATTCGGCGGGTTCGGCCTGTCAAAGGCCTCCATGGTTGTGGTGTCCGAAGAACTCTCGCGCGGCTATATCGGCGTGGGCTCCCTCGGCACCCGCTCCGAAATCGCGGCAGAGCTGATCCTTTGCGGCGGCACGCCTGAACAAAAGGCCAAATGGCTGCCCAAACTCGCCTCCGGCGAAATCCTCCCCACCGCGGTCTTTACAGAACCCAACACCGGGTCCGACCTCGGCTCCCTGCGCACCAAGGGCCGCAAGGAAGGTGATGACTGGGTCATCAACGGCAACAAAACCTGGATCACCCACGCCGCCCGCACCCATGTGATGACCGTCCTCGCCCGCACCATCGACGGCACGACCGATTATCGTGGCCTGTCGATGTTCCTGGCCGAAAAGACCCCCGGCACCGATGAAACCCCCTTCGTGGACGCTGGCCTGTCGGGTGGTGAGATCGAGGTTCTCGGCTATCGCGGCATGAAGGAATACACCGTCAACTTCGACGATTTCAAAGTGAAGGGCGAAAACCTTCTCGGCGGCGTCGAAGGCCAAGGTTTCAAACAGCTGATGCAAACCTTCGAATCCGCCCGCATCCAGACCGCCGCCCGCGCCGTGGGCGTGGCGCAATCGGCGCTGGAGGTCGGCATGAAATACGCCGAAGACCGCAAGCAATTCGGCAAATCCCTGATCGAATTTCCCCGCGTTTCCGGCAAACTGGCCATGATGGCGGTGGAAATCATGGTGGCCCGCCAGCTCACCTATTTCTCCGCCTGGCAAAAGGACCATGACAAACGCTGCGATCTTGAGGCGGGCATGGCCAAGCTGCTGGGCGCCCGCGTCGCATGGGCCAGCGCCGATAACGCGCTGCAAATCCACGGCGGCAACGGCTTTGCTCTGGAATACACGATCAGCCGCATCCTCTGCGACGCGCGCATCCTGAACATCTTCGAAGGCGCTGCCGAAATTCAGGCCCAGGTCATCGCCCGCCGCCTTCTG is a genomic window containing:
- a CDS encoding sensor N-terminal transmembrane domain-containing protein, whose amino-acid sequence is MTAAPRIGKDGRPARSGEVILGEDWTSGEGLVDPALRASRDRRGLVSLNRSPLARKIILFNLLALLVLAGGVLFLNPFRDTLVGLRGEALVNEAALVSDVFEAVAAEAPGPMDAARLARVLESVQVPPGVEAFAVAADGTLAARRMGADRPAIVTRPTPIVDTLTGAWNGVRSLVSGAEPDAAATDGFALVQTLLPAALKGEGVRIDGRAPDGGRLFAVAQPVTVNGQVLAVVALSGDQAGIDVLVRGEREQVLLIFIASLMVSFGLSLVLASTIANPLSDLAAAAELGRDRDARKMAPGRVRIPDLAARPDEIGRLSVAMRGMVAALYDRIDANEQFAADVAHEIKNPLASLRSAVGTMRLAKRDDQKNKLLDVIEHDVRRLDRLVSDISNASRLDSELVKEEEEEFNLVRTLSNIAEYLGQQANEKGVEFITDFPGDPIMIRGLEARLAQVFVNLITNAISFCEDGDAVRVWARRRENRVLIVVEDTGPGIPEQALTKVFKRFYSERPQVQFGEHSGLGLAISKQIVEAHGGVIWAENIRPTHADVTSDPLGARFVVGLPV
- a CDS encoding response regulator transcription factor, translated to MARIALVDDDRNILTSVAMTLEAEGFEVETYNDGQSALDAFNRRLPDMAVLDIKMPRMDGMDLLQRLRQKTSMPVIFLTSKDDEIDEVLGLRMGADDYVKKPFSQRLLVERIRALLRRQDAIASGEVAVTEETKIMERGNLRMDPLRHSVTWKGNDVALTVTEFMLLQALAQRPGFVKSRDQLMDVAYDDQVYVDDRTIDSHIKRLRKKMRAVDDNFSAIETLYGIGYRYNEE
- a CDS encoding phosphoenolpyruvate carboxykinase; amino-acid sequence: MTNGRVNPAQELAHQGITGLGNVYYNFPEPALVEAAVTRGEGRLGIGGAFLCSTGQFTGRSPKDKHVVRTPSVEKTIWWENNAAMPPEGFDRLHADMLAHMQGRDYFVQDLYAGADPVHRLDVRVVTELAWHGLFIRHVLRRPARAELDSFVPEWTIINCPSFKADPARHGCRSETVIAFHFDKKLILIANTAYAGENKKSVFTLLNYLLPEKGVMPMHCSANHAIGNPVDTAVFFGLSGTGKTTLSASPDRTLIGDDEHGWSDRGSFNFEGGCYAKTINLDPEAEPEIYATTHRFATVVENMVYDPETLELDFNDDSLTANTRCAYPLDYISNASSTGLGGHPKNIIMLTCDAFGVLPPISRLTPAQAMYHFLSGFTAKVAGTERGVTEPQPTFSTCFGAPFMPRRPEVYGKLLQAKIAKHGATCWLVNTGWTGGAFGTGKRMPIKATRALLSAALDGSLGTVEFRRDPNFGFEVPVAVPGVDTALLDPRNTWADKAAYDAQAAKLVDMFSKNFAQYVPFIDDDVKAAAIG
- a CDS encoding sulfite exporter TauE/SafE family protein translates to MVAADRARGAGMDVAMAGLEPAAFWAAMAVTLFAGFVKGAVGFAMPLIMISAFNGFLPPELAVAGLILPTLITNLSQSTRQGLPAAWESVIAYRRFLIGTVVFIILSAPLLTVIPRTAYLLILGVPVTAFAGLQLAGVPLALPIRHRARAEWGLGVLGGMFGGISGIWGPPLLVYLLSTGAGKQETVRVQGVVFLIGAVALLAAHLRTGVADAASLGFSAALVVPAMVGMFIGYRVQDRLDQAQFRRWTQGLLVLTGLNLVRQAVM
- a CDS encoding acyl-CoA dehydrogenase family protein, with product MPHDGQSVTQSPLLADLLRLTAEALPEVEATFIAARENLRGMVTVAGKVSAAALEEHQYAAHALAWLATYTESLRQMQAWALRLDADGKFSEMEALLLQIAYGEYLQQIQGGIPMSQGEVARLQDLGLTPAKPGAAAVALMAQGNTVAARTRLVELMRDNHGRATFGASGLDEELEMIRDQFRRFADDKVIPHAQGWHLRDELIPMEIIDSLAEMGVFGLTIPEEFGGFGLSKASMVVVSEELSRGYIGVGSLGTRSEIAAELILCGGTPEQKAKWLPKLASGEILPTAVFTEPNTGSDLGSLRTKGRKEGDDWVINGNKTWITHAARTHVMTVLARTIDGTTDYRGLSMFLAEKTPGTDETPFVDAGLSGGEIEVLGYRGMKEYTVNFDDFKVKGENLLGGVEGQGFKQLMQTFESARIQTAARAVGVAQSALEVGMKYAEDRKQFGKSLIEFPRVSGKLAMMAVEIMVARQLTYFSAWQKDHDKRCDLEAGMAKLLGARVAWASADNALQIHGGNGFALEYTISRILCDARILNIFEGAAEIQAQVIARRLLD